One segment of Sylvia atricapilla isolate bSylAtr1 chromosome 8, bSylAtr1.pri, whole genome shotgun sequence DNA contains the following:
- the PLAU gene encoding urokinase-type plasminogen activator: MKLLIFLTIILGTLVTGLESIYNWKYYQPYKHRSEHKECPCLNGGTCITYYVFSGIGRCICPDGYTGIHCELDTDSTCYTGNGEDYRGMATEYQCLPWNSPSLLRRGRYHAYLGNALQLGLGKHSYCRNPNGRNRPWCYTKRGSLIQETPCNIEKCGPTCGQRSFSRNFKIVGGRQADVESQPWIAGIFQTRRGRDHFWCGGSLIDPCWVLTAAHCFHAPSVGEINKSDYKVFLGKSILNVTDDKEQVFMVDEIISHPDFTDDTGGNENDIALLRIRTTSGQCAVESKYVRTVCLPERNLYLQDNTHCEIAGYGKQDFYDIFYAQKLMSATVNLISQSKCKYKYYDSIRVTDNMVCAGDPKWQIDACKGDSGGPMVCEHNGRMIVYGIVSWGDGCAKENKPGVYTRVTQYLNWIDSSMNGLLAKSRFLPEPK, from the exons ATGAAGTTACTCATCTTCCTCACGATAATCTTGGGCACACTTGTCACGGGACTAGAATCT aTTTACAACTGGAAGTACTACCAGCCATATAAACACAGATCAGAGCACAAGG AATGCCCTTGTTTGAATGGAGGAACATGCATTACCTATTACGTCTTTAGTGGAATTGGTCGTTGCATATGTCCAGACGGATACACTGGGATTCACTGTGAGCTAG acacTGACAGCACATGCTATACTGGAAATGGAGAGGACTACAGAGGGATGGCAACAGAATATCAATGTCTGCCATGGAACTCGCCCTCACTGCTCAGGAGGGGTCGTTACCATGCTTACTTGGGGAATGCTTTGCAGCTTGGGCTGGGCAAACACAGCTACTGCAG AAACCCAAATGGAAGGAACAGACCCTGGTGTTACACCAAAAGGGGATCTTTGATTCAAGAAACACCTTGCAACATAGAGAAGTGTG GGCCTACGTGTGGTCAGAGGAGTTTCAGCAGGAACTTCAAGATTGTTGGTGGAAGGCAGGCAGACGTTGAGTCTCAGCCTTGGATAGCTGGCATCTTCCAAACCAGAAGGGGCAGGGACCACTTCTGGTGCGGTGGCAGCCTCATCGACCCTTGCTGGGTGCTGACAGCAGCGCACTGCTTCCATGCTCC GTCAGTAGGAGAAATAAACAAATCTGACTACAAAGTCTTCCTTGGAAAGTCCATACTGAATGTTACTGATGATAAGGAACAAGTATTCATGGTTGATGAGATCATCTCTCACCCTGACTTTACCGATGACACAGGTGGTAATGAGAATGATATTG CTTTGCTAAGGATAAGAACAACTTCTGGGCAGTGTGCAGTAGAATCCAAGTATGTCAGAACAGTCTGCTTGCCAGAGAGGAACCTTTACTTACAAGACAATACCCACTGCGAAATAGCTGGCTATGGAAAACAAGATTTTT atgacaTCTTCTATGCTCAAAAACTGATGTCAGCCACTGTGAACTTAATATCACAGAgcaaatgcaaatataaatacTACGACAGTATTAGAGTTACTGACAACATGGTCTGTGCTGGGGATCCCAAATGGCAGATTGATGCCTGCAAG GGAGATTCCGGTGGCCCCATGGTGTGTGAGCACAATGGCAGGATGATCGTTTATGGGATTGTCAGCTGGGGAGATGGCtgtgcaaaggaaaacaagcctGGTGTTTACACTAGAGTTACTCAATACCTTAACTGGATTGACTCCAGCATGAATGGGTTACTTGCCAAGAGTCGTTTTCTTCCTGAACCGAAGTGA
- the LOC136364481 gene encoding uncharacterized protein, with product MSPGEGTIPPPQRLYDNTHGCRSRRALSSHAPLAGSFLPPQFPSHRPHPAAPSRRAHPAVPIPPPHPAVPIPPCPSRRAHPAVPIPPSHPAAPSRRAIPPSPSRRAHPAVPIPPCHPAAPSRRAIPPPHPAVPSRRPIPPCPSRRAHPAVPSRRLIPPCPSRRPHPAMPSRRPIPPCPSRRAHPAVPSRRAIPPRHPAVPSRRAIPPCPSRRPHPPVPIPPSPSRHAIPPPHPAVPIPPCPSRRAIPPCHPAVPIPPCHPAVPSRRAHPAVPIPPSPSRRPHPAAPSRRPHPAAPSRRAIPPRHPAVPIPPRHPAVPIPPPHPAVPIPPSPSRRPIPPRHPAVPSRRAIPPSPSRRPIPPSPSRRAIPPSPSRRAIPPRHPAAPSRRPHPAVPIPPRGAGAPSGAGLRRRRALLSPSKRSQAAAVGGRDLMVQRFRAAQGGSLSALPLNAVITVTLLR from the coding sequence ATGTCCCCTGGGGAAGGCACCATCCCTCCTCCGCAGCGTTTGTATGACAACACTCACGGCTGCCGGAGCCGCCGGGCTCTGTCCTCGCACGCCCCGCTGGCCGGGAGCTTCCTGCCGCCGCAGTTCCCATCCCACCGTCCCCATCCCGCCGCCCCATCCCGCCGTGCCCATCCCGCCGTCCCCATCCCGCCGCCCCATCCCGCCGTGCCCATCCCGCCGTGCCCATCCCGCCGTGCCCATCCCGCCGTCCCCATCCCGCCGTCCCATCCCGCCGCCCCATCCCGCCGTGCCATCCCGCCGTCCCCATCCCGCCGTGCCCATCCCGCCGTGCCCATCCCGCCGTGCCATCCCGCCGCCCCATCCCGCCGCGCCATCCCGCCGCCCCATCCCGCCGTGCCATCCCGCCGCCCCATCCCGCCGTGCCCATCCCGCCGTGCCCATCCCGCCGTGCCATCCCGCCGCCTCATCCCGCCGTGCCCATCCCGCCGTCCCCATCCCGCCATGCCATCCCGCCGCCCCATCCCGCCGTGCCCATCCCGCCGTGCCCATCCCGCCGTGCCATCCCGCCGTGCCATCCCGCCGCGCCATCCCGCCGTGCCATCCCGCCGTGCCATCCCGCCGTGCCCATCCCGCCGTCCCCATCCCCCCGTCCCCATCCCGCCGTCCCCATCCCGCCATGCCATCCCGCCGCCCCATCCCGCCGTGCCCATCCCGCCGTGCCCATCCCGCCGTGCCATCCCGCCGTGCCATCCCGCCGTGCCCATCCCGCCGTGCCATCCCGCCGTGCCATCCCGCCGTGCCCATCCCGCCGTCCCCATCCCGCCGTCCCCATCCCGCCGTCCCCATCCCGCCGCGCCATCCCGCCGTCCCCATCCCGCCGCGCCATCCCGCCGTGCCATCCCGCCGCGCCATCCCGCCGTCCCCATCCCGCCGCGCCATCCCGCCGTGCCCATCCCGCCGCCCCATCCCGCCGTCCCCATCCCGCCGTCCCCATCCCGCCGCCCCATCCCGCCGCGCCATCCCGCCGTGCCATCCCGCCGCGCCATCCCGCCGTCCCCATCCCGCCGTCCCATCCCCCCGTCCCCATCCCGCCGTGCCATCCCGCCGTCCCCATCCCGCCGTGCCATCCCGCCGCGCCATCCCGCCGCGCCATCCCGCCGTCCCCATCCCGCCGTCCCCATCCCGCCGCGGGGCGCGGGTGCCCCCAGCGGAGCCGGGTTACGGAGGCGGCGGGCGCTGCTCTCGCCCAGCAAACGCTCTCAAGCGGCCGCGGTTGGCGGGCGCGATTTAATGGTCCAGCGCTTTAGAGCGGCTCAGGGCGGATCGCTGTCAGCGCTCCCACTTAACGCAGTTATAACTGTTACTCTTCTTAGGTAA